A window of Streptobacillus canis genomic DNA:
TAGTGGAAGCGGAAAATCTAGTTTAATTAATCAAACACTATATCCAATTCTGCATAATCATATAAATGAAAAAACTATGTTTCCATTAAAACATGGTAAAGTCGAAGGTATTGAAGAAGTTAATAAGGTAATTAATATAGATCAAAGTCCAATAGGTCGAACTCCAAGATCTAATACAGCAACATACACAAAAATATTTGATGATATTAGAGGTATTTTTGCTGAAACAAATGATGCAAAAGTTAGAGGATTTGATAAAGGAAGATTTTCATTTAATGTTAAAGGTGGAAGATGTGAAACATGTGCAGGGGCAGGTATTAACAAAATTGAAATGAATTTTTTACCTGATGTATATGTAGAATGCGAAATGTGTAAAGGGAAAAGATATAATAGAGAAACTTTAGAAGTAAAATATAAGGGGAAAAATATTTCTGAAGTTCTTGATATGAGTGTTATAGATGCATATGAATTTTTTGAAGCCTTTCCTTCATTGAAGAGAAAACTTCAAACATTAATTGATGTAGGAATGGACTACATCTCATTAGGACAACCTGCAACTACATTATCAGGAGGAGAGGCCCAAAGAATTAAACTAGCATCTGAACTTTCTAAGGTAACAAAAGAGGGTACTATGTATATACTTGATGAACCAACAACAGGTTTACATTTTGAAGATGTAAGAAAATTATTAATTGTTCTTGATAGATTAGTATCGAAAGGTAATAGTGTTGTTGTAATAGAACATAACTTAGATGTTATTAAATGTGCTGATCATATAATTGATATAGGACTTGAAGGTGGAGATAAGGGTGGATATATTGTTGTAGAAGGAACACCAGAAAAAATTATGAAAAATAAAGATTCATATACAGGGGAATTTTTAAAAAGATATTTAATTAAATAGGAGGAAATATGTACATTAATGAAGTTGTAAAGAATTTACAAATATCTATTATCAGACAAATATCAGCTAGAATGCCAGAATTTAAAAATGGTATTAATATGACTATAGGAGAACCTGGTAATGATATACCACGTGAATTAAAAGAATACATGGCAGATATCACTTTAAATCAAAAGATTGGTTATACAAATACAGGTGGTGCAATTGAATATAGAGATGCTGTAGCTAAATATTATAACAAGCTTTATGGATCTAATTATACATGGAAGAATGCTTTAGCAAATGCTGGATCTACAGAAGGAATTTCTTCTTTCTTAAGAACCGTATTACAACCCGGAGATGAAGTTATTATGCCAACTCCTACTTATCCTGGATATGAACCTAATATACTACTTATGGATGCAGTTCCAGTGTTTATTGATTTAAGACATACAGATTTTCAACTAACTGCTGAAATCTTAGAGCAATATATAACACCTAAAACAAAAGTAATCATTCTAACATATCCTAATAACCCAACAGGGACAGTTATGCCTTTAGAAGAAATGGATAAAGTTGCTGAATTATTAAGAAAACACGAAATTTATTTATTAAGTGATGAAATTTATTCAGTAATAGCATTTGATGAATATCATTCTTTTGCTAGATATACTGATTTAATTGATAAAATAGTTGTAATAAACGGATTTTCAAAATCACATTCAATGACAGGGTATAGAGTAGCATATACACTTGGTTCAGAAGAAATTATAAATAATATGAATAAAGTTGGACAATATACAATGACTGGTGTTAATACAGTTGGGCAATTAGGAGCTATTTATGCTTGTGAGCACATCCCAACAAGAGAAGATGTAATTGCTGAAAATAAAGCTAAATTAACTCGTATGATGAATGGATTAAGAGAAATCGGATTTAAAGTAATTGAACCTAAAGGGGCGTTCTACTTATTTGTTGACTATACAATGTTTTCAGATAAAAACTCTCTAGATTTTGCTTTAGATGTTTTAGAGAAAACTGAATTAGGGATAGTTCCAGGTATTTGTTTTAATGTAGAAGGATTCTTTAGATTATCAGTTACACAAAGTGATGAAATTATAGATGAAGCTATAAATAGATTAAAAAAATATGTTGAGAAAGAATGCAAATGAGAAAAAATGATATAGTCAATCTTGAAATTGTAGGTATTGATTTTCCATCTAAACCATATGGTTATTTAAAAAATGATGAAAGAAAATGTTTTGCGAATACAAATGTTGTTCCAGGACAAATAATACAAGCTAGAATTGGTAAGATAAAAAATAATAAGATAGAATTAAGAGATATAGTTGTTTTAGAGAGCAATCAAAATGTTTCTAAACCATTTTGTAATAAATTTAATATTTGTGGAGGTTGTGCTTTTCAATATTTAAATTATGAAGCACAAGCGAATCTAAAAACAAATTTAGTCTATAAATTAATTGATAATACAATTAAAACAAAAAATTATGAAAAATTTCCAGTTGTTACAATGGAAAAAGATAAAGAATATAGAAATAAAATGGAGTTTAGCTTTGGGAATGAATATAAAGATGGTCCAATAATACTTGGATTACATAAAAAAAATTCGTTTCATGACATTGTTAATGTAAATGAATGTCAATTGATGGATGAAAACTTCAGAAAAATAACTAAATATACTAACGATTTTTTTTCTACAAGAAATATAAGTTTCTACCATAGATTAACTCATGTAGGTTTTTTACGTAATTTAGTAATTAGAAAAGGTGAGAAAACAAAAGAAATTGGAGTAAACATAGTTACTACATCACAATCTGAGAATTATGAAATTATAGATGAATATAAAGAAGGATTATTAAATCTTGAATTATCAATGGATTTAAAATCTATAATTCATACTATTAATGATGATAAATCCGATTCTGTTAAGGCAGATAGTGAAAGAATTTTATATGGGAAAAGAGATATTTCAGAAGAATTATTTGGATTAAATTTTAAGATTAGTCCATATTCTTTCTTTCAAACTAATTCATTTGGTGTTGAAAAATTATATCAACAAGTTATCAATAATTTAAAACTAATTACAAAGGAAAATGATAAACCAGTAGTTTTTGATTTATTTAGTGGAACAGGGACTATAGGTCAAATAGTTGCTAAATATTCAAAAGAAGTATACGGAATTGAATTAGTTGAAGAAGCTGTTGTTAAAGCAAATGAAAATGCAAAAGAAAACGGTATTTCAAATGCAAAATTTATCGCAGGAGATGTATTTGAAAAATTAAGAGAGTTTGATGAGGTAAATATAAAGCCTGATATATTAATACTTGATCCACCTAGAAGTGGAGTTGGTGAAAAAACAATATTAAAATTAATAGAATATAATACAGAACATATAATATATGTATCGTGTAACCCAAAAACACTTGCAGAAGATTTAAAAATTTTTGAAGATAATTCATATATCTTAAAAAGAGTAGTCTGTGTTGACATGTTTGGTTATACTCCACATTTAGAAACGGTAGCACTATTGTCCAAACTTGATGTCGATAAGCATATCAGTGTTAAAATTGAGCTGGATGAACTTGATTTGACAAGTGCAGAGAGCAAAGCGACTTATGAGCAAATCAAGGAGTATGTATTGAATAAATTTGGTTTCAAGGTTTCGACACTATATATTGCACAGACAAAAAGAAAATTTGGAATTGAGGTAAAAGAACACTACAATAAATCAAAAAAAGAAAATCAAAGAGTTCCACAGTGTACTCCAGAGAAAGAAGAAGCTATTATGGATGCTCTGAGGCATTTTAAAATGATATAGCAGAAAGGTAGTATGTTCTATGAGATGGATAATAAAAATAATCTTGTTTCCAATCAGCTTATCACTAAGTATCCTCTCGGCATTTTTGACATTTTTACTTGCCATAGGAACAACAATACTGTATTTGTTAATGCTTATGTGTATCCTTGTTGGGGTTGTATCACTATTTCAAAAAGATTTTTCAATAGGTATAGAAGCACTGATAATAGGATTCTTATTAAGTCCATACGGAATACCGATGATTGGAGAGGCAGTCATAGCTTTTTTACAAGGGATTAATAAAGCGATAAAATCAGTTTAAATCAAGAAGTGATAAATTACAATTTACAAGTGAGAATAAAGTTGAACAACGCTGGATCAACGATGCATGACAATCGTTTCACGTAGCTTTAACCTTTATTCGGACGTACAGAGAGCAGACGATATTGTCTTGAAGAATAAAACAAATCAATCTGTAAATCATATTGATAAATCAAAATAAATGATATGATTATTTTAAAATATAAAATGGAAAGGAGTAATTTTTATGTTAAAATCTTTGTTTGATAGAAATTGTGAATTGATAGGGTGGATAGAGCCAGGAAAACATATATTTAATTGCAACATGGACTGGATAGCTTATATTTCAAGAGGTCGTGCTTGGTCATCTGAAACAGGCAATTGGATAGGACCAGTAAACGAACTTGTTTGTCTTGATACTAGCGGAAGGGTTATTGCGTGGAGTACAGGCTCAACTATTAGGGGAACTGCACGTCCTGCCAGACCTGCACGTCCTGCTAGACCTGTAACACCTGTTGGAGGATGGTCAAATTTATCTATAAATGAATGGCTCAATCAATAATTTGTACTTAACATCAGCAAAAGCGGTAAGGCTATAAGGTTTACCGCTTTTTTGTGGGAAGGGAAATTTTATATGTCAGATTTTCAAAAGTGTGGAAACCGTATCATAGGGAGCGATCAATCCCTGTTTGTAAAATAAAAAAATTCATAAAAATAGTTACCAAAGGCGATAGAGAAAAAACTATCGTCTTTTTCTTTGCAAATTTTTAAGTAGGGAGGTGGTTCTGTATGGACTTTGACTATTTCTATAATCGTGAAGCAGAGTGATTTAACTTTCTGAAAGTACCTGAAATATTGGTAGACGGAGAAGAATTTAAAGGACTGTCTGCTGAAGCAATTATCCTTTATTCCATGCTTTTGAAACGAACAGGAATGTCCTTTAAGAATAACTGGATAGATAAGGAAGGTAGAGTATTTATCTATTTCACAGTCGAGGAAATTATGAAAAGAAGAAATATTTCAAAGCCTACTGCCATAAAAACATTAGATGAGTTAGACAGCAAAAAAGGGATAGGACTGATTGAAAGAGTAAGGCTTGGACTTGGTAAGCCGAATGTCATATATGTCAAAGACTTTATGAGCATATTAGTGGTAAAAGAAAATGACTTGCAGAAGTCAAAAAACTTTACATCAGAAGTCAAAGATGTTGACCTCAGAAGTAAAGAAAATGAACTTCAAGAGGTTAAAAATGTTGACCGTAACTATATAGAGAATAATAAGAGTAAGTATAGTAAGAGAGAATATAGTTTTGGGGAAAACGGACTTGAAACATTTCAAAATGTCTTTTTAAATGATGAAGATATAGGCGAATTACAAATAAAAATGGCAGGAGAGCTTGATAACTATATTGAGAGATTATCAACCTATCTTCAAAGTACCGGAAAGACATATAAAGACCATAAAGCAACAATCCTTTCTTGGTTTTATAAAGATCAAGGAAGTAAGAAAACATCCAATATCCCTACATGGGAGGAATATAACAAAGGAGTACATCTATGAATAAGGAATTAAAAAAAGTGATGATAGAAGATGTGGAATATAGTTTTGATCCTGAAAAAGAATATATCAAGGACGGACATGCCTACTGTAAAGTGTGCAATGAAAGAAAAGATGGGAAAGCATTAGAGTTTTTCGGAAAGCAGATGATATTTAAGACTGCTTGTAAATGTGATAGAGATAGAGAAGCACAAGAAAAAGAAAGACAAAAGCAGCTTGAAATCGAGAGATTAAAAAGTATCTGCTTCACATCCATTATTCAGTGGTCATACACATTTGAAAATTATCAGGGAGAAGAAAATCAAAGCCTTATCATTGCAAAGAACTTTGTAAAAGACTATGAGGAAATGAAAAAAGAAAATATCGGACTCCTTTTTTATGGCTCAGTAGGTAGCGGAAAGACCTATCTTGCCTGCTCCATTGCAAATAACCTTATTGAACAGTATCGAATAGGCGTTAAAATAAGAAATTTTTCACAGATTATCAATGAACTGCAAAAGGGAGGATTTGATTTTGACAAGAACGCATATATTGAATCCCTTGTAAATACTTCCGTTCTTATCTTGGATGACTTAGGAATAGAAAGAGATACAAGCTATGCCAAAGAGCAAGTATATAACATTGTTAATAACAGGTACTTAAAACAGAAACCGACTATCTTTACCACTAACCTTTCCTACGACACAATCCAAAATTGTAAGGATAGCGTAGAGTATCAAAGAATCTACTCAAGAATCATAGAGATGTGTATTCCTGTTATGGTTGTAGGAGAAGATTTTAGAAAGGTTATTCAAAAGGACAAACTGAATCGGAATAAGGACAGACTGCTGAATGGAGGTGAGAGAAGTTGATCAATGAAGAAATAGCAAGAAAAACACTGAATATGGAAGTTAGAGTTGCTAAAATAACAGGAAAGCTAATTCTGAACTTGTTAAAGAAATTGATGAAAGAAGCAGAAAAACTTGGAGGACTTGAAAAGCTGGTTAATACTAACGGAAATGAAGTAAAGCTAAAAGATATGGTTAAAAAGGGGCAGCTTGAAGAAATTCCAGTTGAAGAAGCAGAGCTTAAGGAACTCAAAAAGGAACTTAATCGGTATGGGGTAAAGTTTTCAGTCATGAAAGATAAGGAAAGTGGGAAATACTCAGTATTCTTTCAAGCTAAAGATATGAAGGTTATGGACAAAGCATTTAAGCATGCCCTTTTAGAATCAGAAAAGAAAACGGAAAGGAAGGAGTCCATTCATAAGAATATTGAGAAGTTCAAGGAGATGGCTAAAAACTCTGTTTCCAAAGATAAAATCAAGAATAAACAAAAGGAGCAGAGCCTATGATAGATAAAATGTTAAAGGACATCAAAGGCTTATTTAAGGTGCAAGATAAGGTAAAGCTTCTAAAGCAGAACATTCCCTATCTTGCATTTTTCTATTTAGGAAACATCTTTGCCCATCATGTGAGAAGCTATACCGGTGGTGATGTCATAGATAAAGTCTTTCAAGGGATATTGGAGATCAACACGATGAGTTTTCTTCCAAGTATTCATCCGGTGGATATTTTAATGGGCATAGGAGTGGCTGCTTTAATTAAATTTATTGTCTATACCAAAGGTAAAAATTTAGACAGGGGAAAGAGTATGGCTCAGCAAGATGGGGAAATAAGAAAGATATTGAGCCATACATGGATGAAAAGTTTCAAAACAATATCTTGCTTACCCAGACAGAACGCCTAACTATGAATGGTAGACCGGCTAATCCAAAGTATGCTCGTAACAAAAATGTACTTGTAATCGGTGGATCAGGAAGTGGTAAGACAAGATTTTATGTCAAACCTAACCTTATGCAGATGCACAGTAGCTATTGCGTAACTGATCCAAAAGGAACGATAGTCCTTGAATGTGGCAAGATGCTTGAAGACAATGGATATGAGATTAAAATCTTAAATACCATTAACTTCAAAAAGAGTATGAAATACAATCCTTTTGCCTATATTCGTTCTGAGAAAGATATTCTGAAATTGGTACAGACAATCATTGCAAATACGAAAGGAGAGGGAGAAAAAGTAGGTGAGGATTTTTGGGTGAAAGCCGAAAAACTCTACTACACAGCCCTTATAGGATACATCTTCTATGAAGCTCCAAGAGAAGAAAAGAACTTTGCAACGCTCCTTGATATGATAGACGCTTCCGAAGTCAGAGAAGATGACGAAACCTATATGAATCCGATAGATAGGCTCTTTGAAGCACTTGAAAAGAAAGAACCTACACACTTTGCAGTAAAGCAATACAAAAAATATAAATTGGCTGCGGGAAAAACGGCAAAATCTATTCTTATCTCTTGTGGTGCAAGGCTTGCTCCATTTGATATTAGGGAACTTAGGGACTTGATGAGTGAAGATGAACTTGAGCTTGATACACTCGGAGATAGAAAAACGGCACTCTTTGTTATTATCTCTGATACTGATGATACCTTTAACTTTGTAGTATCCATTATGTACTCACAACTTTTTAATCTCTTATGTGATAAGGCAGATGATGTATATGGCGGACGATTACCTGTCCATGTGAGATGCTTGCTTGATGAATTTGCAAACATCGGCTTAATTCCAAAGTTTGAGAAACTTATAGCAACAATCCGTTCCAGAGAAATATCAGCAAGTATCATACTTCAAGCACAATCTCAGTTAAAGGCAATCTATAAGGATAATGCCGATACAATCGTAGGTAACTGTGATAGTACCTTGTTCCTTGGTGGCAAGGAGAAAACTACACTTGAAACACTGGGAAAAGAAACGATAGATTTATATAACACATCGGAAACAAGGTCAAATCAAAAGTCTTTCGGACTTAATTATCAAAAGACAGGTAAGGAACTGATGAGCCAAGATGAGATTACTGTAATGGACGGTGGTAAATGTATTTTTCAGCTTAGAGGTGTAAGACCTTTTCTTTCAGATAAATTCGACATCACAAAGCATAAGAACTATAAGTTCTTAGAAGATTATGACAAGAAGAATGTGTTTGATATTGAAGAACATATAAAGAGAAAAGGCAAGGTTAAGCTTAATAGAAATACGGTAATTACAAGATTGTAAGATTTACTGTTATAACTATATGGTCGAGGGTATATTTGATATAATAGAGCTAGATAAATTTGAATTCATAGGAGGTAACGATGAACAAGATTACTTGTATTTGTTTAGGTGTGAAAGATATGGAAAGGTCAATAAAGTTTTATAGAGATGGTTTAGGATATAAGACTGATTGCAGAGAAAATAATCCGTCAGTATGCTTTTTTGATACTCCGGGAACAAAGTTTGAACTATTTCCTTTGGAACAATTAGCAAAAGATATTGATGAAAATAATCCACCAAAAGGGAATGGATTTTTAGGAATTACATTAGCCTACAATGTTGAACATAAAGAAGATGTACAGACTGTAATTGCATTAGTAAGAAAAACAGGTGGAAAAATTGTAAAAGAGCCACAGGAAGTTTTTTGGGGTGGATATCACGCATATTTTTCGGATTTAGATGGATACTATTGGGAAGTTTCAAGGGGACCGAATTTTCAATTTGATGAAAATGGATTGCTGAAATTTTGAGGATAAATAGGGAAAGAGTATGCCATAAAGTAAGGAATATTTGATTTGGAAGGAGGTAATCATGGTGAATGAATTTAATAAATTTGTTCGTGAGATTTTTTCCGCAGCAGGTGATATTGTCATAAAATCCATGATGGGCGGATACCTTATATATTTTAACGGTAAGCTGATAGGTGACATTTGCGATAATGAACTATTTTTAAAGAGAACGCCGACATCGGACAAACTTCTTGTAGACTCAGAATTGCGTTATCCGTATAAGGGTTCAAAGACATTGATGTATGCATTCGACAGATTTGAGGATATGGATTTGATTACTGAACTACTGAAAGGTATGTATGCGGAACTGCCAGAAAAGAAACCCAAGAAAGCTAAATGACACAAACAAGCTTCAGTTTGTTGAACTGAAAAATTGAATACTAAATGCGTAAGACGATAGAAAAGAAAAAATCTATCGTCTTTTTTCATGCCTATTTTCAATTTATATTGCGATCAATAAATAGGGGAAACTCGCTAATTAGTGAACTAGTATTTCAAGTAGCTTTCACTAATATATACACGACAAAATGCTAATTCCCTTAAATATGTTAAAGACAATAAAGGAGATAAGATGATAAGGATCAGAAGTCCAACTAAGAAAAAACTAAATAGTAAGAGTATCAGCGATTGGAAAAGTAATACTTCTGGTCGCTTTTTTTATTGAAATGAAAAGGAGAAATTTAAAAAGATGAAACAAGAAATGATTAACATCAACGCCAACTTATTGGCGGAACCAACTTTCTCAAGCTTTGAAAAAGACGGAGAAACGGTAGAAGTTGCAAATTTTACGCTTGTAAAAAAGTACGGTAAGGGTAAGGAGTATATCAACTGTGCAGCTTATGGAGAAAAGAGTGATATTCCAAAAGACTTTAAGCAGGGAGATTTTGTAAAGCTCTTTGGACAAATCAGAACTTCCATTGATGATAATGGTAAGGAACATACTAACATCAGGATACTTTCTTCAAAACTGTTAAAGGCAAAGGAACAAATGAAAGGA
This region includes:
- a CDS encoding pyridoxal phosphate-dependent aminotransferase, translating into MYINEVVKNLQISIIRQISARMPEFKNGINMTIGEPGNDIPRELKEYMADITLNQKIGYTNTGGAIEYRDAVAKYYNKLYGSNYTWKNALANAGSTEGISSFLRTVLQPGDEVIMPTPTYPGYEPNILLMDAVPVFIDLRHTDFQLTAEILEQYITPKTKVIILTYPNNPTGTVMPLEEMDKVAELLRKHEIYLLSDEIYSVIAFDEYHSFARYTDLIDKIVVINGFSKSHSMTGYRVAYTLGSEEIINNMNKVGQYTMTGVNTVGQLGAIYACEHIPTREDVIAENKAKLTRMMNGLREIGFKVIEPKGAFYLFVDYTMFSDKNSLDFALDVLEKTELGIVPGICFNVEGFFRLSVTQSDEIIDEAINRLKKYVEKECK
- the rlmD gene encoding 23S rRNA (uracil(1939)-C(5))-methyltransferase RlmD, encoding MRKNDIVNLEIVGIDFPSKPYGYLKNDERKCFANTNVVPGQIIQARIGKIKNNKIELRDIVVLESNQNVSKPFCNKFNICGGCAFQYLNYEAQANLKTNLVYKLIDNTIKTKNYEKFPVVTMEKDKEYRNKMEFSFGNEYKDGPIILGLHKKNSFHDIVNVNECQLMDENFRKITKYTNDFFSTRNISFYHRLTHVGFLRNLVIRKGEKTKEIGVNIVTTSQSENYEIIDEYKEGLLNLELSMDLKSIIHTINDDKSDSVKADSERILYGKRDISEELFGLNFKISPYSFFQTNSFGVEKLYQQVINNLKLITKENDKPVVFDLFSGTGTIGQIVAKYSKEVYGIELVEEAVVKANENAKENGISNAKFIAGDVFEKLREFDEVNIKPDILILDPPRSGVGEKTILKLIEYNTEHIIYVSCNPKTLAEDLKIFEDNSYILKRVVCVDMFGYTPHLETVALLSKLDVDKHISVKIELDELDLTSAESKATYEQIKEYVLNKFGFKVSTLYIAQTKRKFGIEVKEHYNKSKKENQRVPQCTPEKEEAIMDALRHFKMI
- a CDS encoding CD1845 family protein translates to MRWIIKIILFPISLSLSILSAFLTFLLAIGTTILYLLMLMCILVGVVSLFQKDFSIGIEALIIGFLLSPYGIPMIGEAVIAFLQGINKAIKSV
- a CDS encoding 4-fold beta flower protein, producing the protein MLKSLFDRNCELIGWIEPGKHIFNCNMDWIAYISRGRAWSSETGNWIGPVNELVCLDTSGRVIAWSTGSTIRGTARPARPARPARPVTPVGGWSNLSINEWLNQ
- a CDS encoding replication initiator protein A, coding for MKVPEILVDGEEFKGLSAEAIILYSMLLKRTGMSFKNNWIDKEGRVFIYFTVEEIMKRRNISKPTAIKTLDELDSKKGIGLIERVRLGLGKPNVIYVKDFMSILVVKENDLQKSKNFTSEVKDVDLRSKENELQEVKNVDRNYIENNKSKYSKREYSFGENGLETFQNVFLNDEDIGELQIKMAGELDNYIERLSTYLQSTGKTYKDHKATILSWFYKDQGSKKTSNIPTWEEYNKGVHL
- a CDS encoding ATP-binding protein, with the protein product MNKELKKVMIEDVEYSFDPEKEYIKDGHAYCKVCNERKDGKALEFFGKQMIFKTACKCDRDREAQEKERQKQLEIERLKSICFTSIIQWSYTFENYQGEENQSLIIAKNFVKDYEEMKKENIGLLFYGSVGSGKTYLACSIANNLIEQYRIGVKIRNFSQIINELQKGGFDFDKNAYIESLVNTSVLILDDLGIERDTSYAKEQVYNIVNNRYLKQKPTIFTTNLSYDTIQNCKDSVEYQRIYSRIIEMCIPVMVVGEDFRKVIQKDKLNRNKDRLLNGGERS
- a CDS encoding PcfB family protein, encoding MINEEIARKTLNMEVRVAKITGKLILNLLKKLMKEAEKLGGLEKLVNTNGNEVKLKDMVKKGQLEEIPVEEAELKELKKELNRYGVKFSVMKDKESGKYSVFFQAKDMKVMDKAFKHALLESEKKTERKESIHKNIEKFKEMAKNSVSKDKIKNKQKEQSL
- a CDS encoding conjugal transfer protein codes for the protein MIDKMLKDIKGLFKVQDKVKLLKQNIPYLAFFYLGNIFAHHVRSYTGGDVIDKVFQGILEINTMSFLPSIHPVDILMGIGVAALIKFIVYTKGKNLDRGKSMAQQDGEIRKILSHTWMKSFKTISCLPRQNA
- a CDS encoding VirD4-like conjugal transfer protein, CD1115 family encodes the protein MDEKFQNNILLTQTERLTMNGRPANPKYARNKNVLVIGGSGSGKTRFYVKPNLMQMHSSYCVTDPKGTIVLECGKMLEDNGYEIKILNTINFKKSMKYNPFAYIRSEKDILKLVQTIIANTKGEGEKVGEDFWVKAEKLYYTALIGYIFYEAPREEKNFATLLDMIDASEVREDDETYMNPIDRLFEALEKKEPTHFAVKQYKKYKLAAGKTAKSILISCGARLAPFDIRELRDLMSEDELELDTLGDRKTALFVIISDTDDTFNFVVSIMYSQLFNLLCDKADDVYGGRLPVHVRCLLDEFANIGLIPKFEKLIATIRSREISASIILQAQSQLKAIYKDNADTIVGNCDSTLFLGGKEKTTLETLGKETIDLYNTSETRSNQKSFGLNYQKTGKELMSQDEITVMDGGKCIFQLRGVRPFLSDKFDITKHKNYKFLEDYDKKNVFDIEEHIKRKGKVKLNRNTVITRL
- a CDS encoding VOC family protein, yielding MNKITCICLGVKDMERSIKFYRDGLGYKTDCRENNPSVCFFDTPGTKFELFPLEQLAKDIDENNPPKGNGFLGITLAYNVEHKEDVQTVIALVRKTGGKIVKEPQEVFWGGYHAYFSDLDGYYWEVSRGPNFQFDENGLLKF
- a CDS encoding TfoX/Sxy family protein; protein product: MVNEFNKFVREIFSAAGDIVIKSMMGGYLIYFNGKLIGDICDNELFLKRTPTSDKLLVDSELRYPYKGSKTLMYAFDRFEDMDLITELLKGMYAELPEKKPKKAK